The DNA segment TCCTCATTGAACTGTGCAAACTTCAACCTGGCTCTCTACCCCAAGTTgtatccttttctttatttttaaacttaatctCTTTGGCCTGGTCTTAaaagattattaaatatttctgctTGTGGGTTTAAATTTTGTAGGTAAAAAATGTGGCTTTTgaagtgtgttgtgtgtgtgtattacatgTATGTACTTGTATGTCTGTAAATACATATGTACCTATACATATGTAGATACATCCTTCACTATTTGGGTCAGGGAGTTCAAAAATAGACAACAATAAAATTTGTTGCCTAGATTGACTTTTCCTCTCACAATAGATTTCTCTGAAGCATGTGATGCTTGCTGTTTGAtacagcattttacccacagtagaacttctttcagagTTGGAATTAATCTTcccaaaccctgccactgctttattaGCTAAGTTTCTATGATATTCTAAATCCTTCGTTGTCATTCAGCAGTGTTCACAAGGAGttgattccatctcaaaaaaacactttctttgctcataCATAGAAAgcatcttcttattttttaaagttttattatggGATTGCAGCAATTAATAATGGAAAAGCttgttttattgtaaaaattaccagtatgtgacacagagacaagaAGCAAGCAGATGccattggaaaaatggtgccagtAGACTTGCTTgttgcagggttgccacaaaccttcagttaaaaaaaaaaaaaagaagcaatttctGCTAAGCACAATGAAACAATGTATGCCTGTGCGTATGGAGGGGCATGGGGAAATTTgggaggtgatgaaaatattatCTTGATTTCACGAGTGTATGCAGGTCAGATTCATTATACATCACTGATATTTCAAAGctgtaagaaaaaacaaaaacaagattgATTgtgtgaaaagatgttcagcattattaatcattataaagacttgaaatgttttatttctattcttgtcTATTACAACTTATTTGGGATAAAAGTGGAGAATAGTTTTCCTTATCCTAAATTCACAGCTTGCACAGGCAACTGAAATGCTATACATGCGTTTGGACACAATGAACACTACCTGTGTAGACAGGTACAGTAATCGCTTTACTGCTGAGCTGAGTTAGCAGCTTTTACTTCCTGTACTTCATAAAGGAATTtgagaaagacatttttaagaatttccatgtttagtttttttcttgccTCCCAAAATAACCTTTGTATAATAACCAGACTCATACTTAATGTAACATTACGTTTTTTGATGTCCATGCtatgattttctttaatttcattctcTAGTCAAGTATCAAAGACTATACTTTGGCTCtgccatttataaaatgttttatctgcaatttcttttttttatttgagacagggtcttgctctgtcacccaggctggagtgcagtgggatgagcatagctcattgtaaccttgaacttatgggctcaagcaatcctcctgccttagtctccatcccgagtagctgggattacaggcatgagccactgcacctggcctacaatttcataaaatttttttttttcttgcttcagtttcatcatcttttatatggagaaaataatatgtaCCTTGgaagttgtgagaattaaataataaacatgttaGGTGCCCGCACAAAACAGGTACTAGAATTATATCTGTCATTGACCTAAAAAGGATAAAGAGAGTTGGCAGAAGATACAACTGCATGTAGGGGAATATGCTTTTCATTAACTCTGTAAAGTCGGGTTTTATCTGTTTGAAGGCTTATATAAGTTTCTGTTCTAAATCCCagttattcttcctttttctctgcctaCCTCCCCCTTCTCTACGTAGGTTTATTAATTGGTTTTCTCATCATCTAAGTAACTTCCAGTTCCGTTGGAGCTGGGAAGATTGGTAAGTGAtggtttgttttatctttttctgtaGTCAAAAAACTACTAATGTTTAAAACTGTAACATAAAAGTgtctgaaatatttaatttcttggAAACTATTTGTAGTTAAGTACAAATAGTTACAAGTGCAATTATAACTTAACAAAACTTGTAAGTTGTTATAAGTTAACAGATAATTATAGTACAAATGGGTGTAAGTGCAGATTATATGTAAGCATTGATAAAACTACATTTCCTCCTTAGGTCAGATTGTCTTAGTCAAGATCCTGAAAGTCCCAAACCGAAGTTTGTAAGAGAAGTTCTAGAAAAATGTATGAGGtaagttttttgtgttttctccttttaacttctttgggaggatttctttctcttctctgcacTTGTGATGTGTGTTCAGAATATTGGATTCAAAATCCACTTACTCATCTTCCATCCCATTTTTAATCAAGACTTAGGCTAAGAAAAATTAGGCAACCATGCCATATAGATTCCATGTGAATTTAAGCCAATAAGTTCTTTTAAAGATGtcacaggccgggcgcagtggctcacgcctgtaatcccagcactttgggaggccaaagcgggtggatcacatgatgTGAGGAGTTCAGgctagcatggccaacatggggaaaccccctctctactaaaaataaaaatttgcgaGGCGTGTTGGCgaacgtctataatcccagctacttgggaggttgagggagaGTCCtttgagccaagatggcgccactgcactccaatctggccgacagagcgacactcttatctcaaaaaaataaaataaaaaaggtgttATATATGAAATGAATtcagatttatagaaaagttggcACAACATTACAAAGAATTCTGTATCCTCTTCACCTAGATTCCATAGCTATTAACATTTTATCATGTTTGCTCTCATGCTCACTCCCTTTTCGTCTCTCCCTAGAGACCCATTACGTTGGTTTTCCTTTGAGAATAAGCTGCATACCCAGCTGATGTAATGGCCCATTATCCTTTAATGTTCCATTACATATCTTCCCAAAACAAAACCACTCTCCTACCTAGCCAGCATACAACCTTTTAGATCAGAAAATTAGCTGTGGTACAATCCTACCACATAATTCACAGGTGCTGCTGAAATTTTGCCAGCCGTCCCAACACCTGTATTTCCTGTCTGGTCtggagtgttttttttgttttgttttgttttgtttttgagttggagtctcgctctgtcacccaggctggagtgcagtggcacgatctcggctcactgcaagcgccacctccgggttcacgccattctcctgcctcagcctcctggtagctgggactacaggcgcccgccaccacgcctggctaattttttgtagttttagtagagacggggtttcactgtgttagctgggatgatctcgatctcctgacctcgtgatccgcccgcctcggcctcccaaagtgctgagattacaggcatgagccaccgtgcccagcctggtctgaAATCTTATCCAGGTACATATATAGTGTTGAGTTGTCATTCTCTTCAGATTCCTTCAGTCTTGAACACTTAACTCTTTTTTCTATCTTTGTGTTTTTACCAGTTTGAAAGAGTCTAGACCTTACTTGGATTGCTCTGATATTTCTCATGAGCAGACTGAGGTCTTAAATTGTTAATGCTCTTGGTGTGTCACTTCTAGAGGCACATGATTCCCACCACTGGTGATGTTAATCCTGATCCACCTGGTCATGTCAATATCTGCCAGCTTTCTCTACCTTAACCTCACCATTTTTCCCTTTAGTAGAATTGATAAGTATTTTAGATATTCTGAAGTTTTACTCTTACTCTGTTCTTCATCAGATCTCCATCCTGCTTTTAGCAGCTACCACTAAGATGGTTGCCAAGTGATGATTTTCTCATTCcattattttttctacatttattagtgGGCCTTCTGTAAGAGCTGTCCTttctcccccatttatttattcctttatttatataTCAGTAGGGactaattaatttatatttcattcgATGGGTTATAAACTATGaggattatttattttgatgcccAAATTGTCCCTGGTATGTACATGAGGAGCCCCGgtaagctctctctctctctctctctctatatatatatatatatatatttttttttttttttttaacgtccCCAGCCATTCATTGAGCATTCCCTTATTTTCTAGAACAACATATTTAGGATCATCTTGCGTTTTCTTGCCCTATCACTGGAATCATCTATTTATTCATGGAGCCCTAGTTTCTAGTAAAGTAGTAATGGAATATGGTATTTAGGAGCCAAGATCTGGGCACTTGATATGCTCATTGCCATTGGGGTGTCATTGGTTCTAAGCCTCTTGGTGgacacacatccatccatccataacTGTTTTTATGTCcacctgtgtgtatatatgcctCCAATTCCAACTCAATACCTTATTTCTACACTTCTTCTCTACCATGATTTGTAAACACCTTCTCAGGCAGTAACAAACTTGGCTTCCATTAtcctcaatatttatttatttgatagaaTATAGCCAGTTTCCAAAGCGTGCAGTCATCTCCACCATGCCCCATCATCACCCCACATACTTGGCCACCAGGCTCATGAGCTCACTCACCCGCACCTCAGTGCAAGCCAGTGAGTTTTGCAGTATGCCTGAGATTTGGTGTGCTGGCTTAGACAAAAactcaaaggatttttttttccctttcacttcTTGGTTGTCAGCTGAGTTCAAGTTGTTGGAGATCATGACTTTCCAGGTAAGTCGGGTGTTACCGAAGAATGGGACTGATAAAAGATATTTTCTGAGGCTGTTATTTGTATTGTAGGTTGTCTTACCATCAGCGTATATTAGATATTGTTCCTCCTACCTTCTCAGCTCTGTGTCCTGCAAACCCAACCTGCATTTACAAGTATGGAGATGAAAGTAGCAGTAAGTAATGAAACTAATCCCTCTGTCTTTAAAAGGTACCAGTTCAAGTATATCTGAAGTTAGTTGTTTAAAGTGGAGAAattgaactttttcttttcttggggtTTATATTTCCTGTATTTGAAAGGTGGTCTATCATTAGCCACTGTTTTATTTGCCCTGTCATCATTTTGAGGATTTGGTTGTGATAAAATTAATTACTACTGGcttatcattttttctcttttgaatgtgTTAAGTATAGCAAGATGAATTTATAGTTAGAACTTACTAAACTGAAAACGTGTATTTGTCATGGTGATGGAGGTTACTTGAATTCATTATCTTGTTCAGGTGTGGTATTGAGAACATAGATGCACATATTTGTGGCAGTATGCCTTTAAAAGTAAATTCTTAATTATGATTTTCTTACCTTTTGGTCACATAATCTCTGAAATTGCACCATAAATCAGGGAGTGTAATTTGATGTGCCATTTTGCCCTTTGCATAGTATTTACACTTAATGAAGGTAAAGTATTATACATTGTTGATCACTGGTAGAGTTAGGTGTGGAGTTTTTCCAACTTGTTCTTTGCAGATTACACTTAACACAGCCCCTCCATGATCCTTCCATTTTGTGTTGTGTAGAGGTTCTTTGTATCTCACAACTTTCTGCTGTTCTTTGCTTTTCATACTGTGTGCCTGTTTCTCCACCTCTGTCTCTGACTGTACCTGTTTTCCTTGAAATGAACTGTGTCGGTCCTGGTACATTTCCTATTTCATTATGTCAACTCTGAAGAATAGATATGAttatcaaaactacaatgaggaaATGACTTCCAAGAGGTCAAGCTAGAATGAGATTGCTTTTGAGTGGTGGAGCCCAAATTCAGGCGTAGGTGCACTAACTGAGTGGCCATGCTGTTAGCCACTGTGCTTTTTGGCAGATCAAAGGTTTATGCAGTACTTAGAAGTGCTGGGTTTTGAGTTTTGTCCTGTACTGGTTCCGAGAATGATAAGGTGTAGTCTTTGCTATCAGAAAGCTCAGGCTTTTGTTGAAGATTAAGCTTTCTTTTTGCCCCATAGGAATAACTCCGCCTAACATTCAAGGCCTTCATAACCATTGTTcctactttgttatttttcacttCTCCCCACATGGACCTCTATTTCTGCCAGGTCcatgtacttttttattttttccatactcCCTGTTCTTGACTTTGCCATTACCCCAGTCTGGAAAGCCCTTTCTAGCTccacttccttttctccttctagaTTCTAGCCCAAGCTCAAtagctgtaaatattttttaaccgTTAGCAAGCCAGTTTTGTATTGCTTCCTGGCTGTGTCTAATGTGAATATCTTGGTTCCCCAGCTAGAATGTAGACTGGTGACAGGGGATTCTGTTTTTCTTCgccttcttttttttagagaaaaagctCACAGCAGGTGTAATATGACTGTCCTCACATGACTGTTGTAATTTACTTTATTCATTCCAGTAACTCATACTCTATAACAGGATTGCCTTTTTTGTTACCTCTTTGTCTACCTTACATTAAAAGCAGATTTCTTGTTGCTCTGGTGATGCCTTACGGTGTATATTAGCACAAATTTTTATAATAAGGACTCAACTGATACCAACCAATAGTAAATACAAGGAGTCCCATCACGTGAGCATCTGACTTACGTAGATTCAAGCTTGTGGactcagcaaaaaagaaaagtacaaaaacaaaacctctctGAAGTTGGCAGCCATTACCTTGTTGAGACTCAGACTTCATTTCCACGGTCccgaggaaagaaagaggaagtgggTGTTGGCAAAATGAAAGAGAAGTACGTTGGTTCTGGgattttgagcccaggagagttGAGGGCATTAAAAGACAGTTTAACTGTGTCCACTTTTCTCCTTACCATTCATCTTGAGGATGATCAGCACCTTGTGCTCTAAATTTTACTTAGCTAAGTGTCCTTAATGAATTGTTGAAATGAGAATTGTCCCTTTTTAGGTGAAAAACCATTAACCTATTAGAAAAAGCTTTCACATACGGTATTTATATGTGATTAAATATTGACCTTGGGATAAAGAGCATCCTATTTTgaaaggaagaatttaaaaaaaatttttctcagTTATTTAACTGTTCATTAGAATAGTCTTGAAACCTGATCTGTCATTCCCCTTACCCCCAATTCTGTGTTTAGATTCTCTTCCTGGACATTCTGTTGCCCTCTGTTTAGCTGTTGCCTTTAAAAGTAAGGCAACCAATGATGAAATCTTCAGCATTCTGAAAGATGTACCAAATCCTAACCAGGATGATGACGACGGTAAGTGGAATTCAGTATTTCTTAAGTGGAACTATGTATAGGCCAACTTAAAGCATAAACATAACTCTGGCAACATGATGCTCTTAAAgcaatatatctatatctgtttGACCTGTTCAGACTGTTGTTCTTAGCACCCCAGGTATTTTCCCCTTATATAAAAAGAGATCCTAACATTTCTGTGATATAGCTTACTTAAGAATATAAACTTCATCGTAAATACAAAGTGAAATATGTTACCATTCAAGGATTTTTAACCCCTGCTTTCACCATAGAGAAGTTCCTGAATAGAAAGACTTGGTGTGTTATAAAGTTGGATGTTTTCTCCAAGTTAAGCTATTAGAATAATAATGTTTAACATTTACTCAGTTATATACCATGTAATTCCAACCAGAATCCTAGGAGTTTTTCTGGGCAAGAGTGGgaaaattgacaaaataatttatacagTTGCCTGAATCAATAAATGGATATGCACATAGaaaaactactgaatcaaaataaGATATTAGTGGCCTTTGGGTATTTATTACTGGGATTTTGTTTGGATATCTCTAAGAAATTTGTATTATGATATTAGAGAAAATGAGTTTAGAAAGAATAAGCCAAAATGATGGCATTAAATTCAGATGTTGTCAGACATCTTAAGACATAAgcttaagtgttttttttttttttttttggtattaataTAATAGAGGCTATGAATAAGGAAacctgtgtgatttttttttttcaaggaatggATGATAGAATTAAGACAGTCACATAAAACTAAGACTTAAAATTACAAGTGGTTTCATATTTTCAGTGTTTGAAATCAGTGACGGTCTTTTATTGTTTATTAGAACCAAAAAACATTACACAAATATCTGTGTATAGATGTGAGCAACCATCTATTTAGCATTTGAGGTAAGGCACCAAGGAATTGCTGTgcttacatttttctgttttactataaaatatttttcagatgaaggaTTCAGTTTTAACCCATTGAAAATAGAAGTCTTTGTACAGACTCTGCTACACTTGGCAGCCAAATCATTCAGCCACTCCTTCAGTGCTCTTGCAAAGTATGTATGAGTACAGAGCCTTGCTTGAGAGTTTGGAATTTTGCTTGGTGAACACCAGTGGTATGGTAATTTTTACCTAAGATTGTTGAATATGAAGATCTTAATAGTGTATAATTGGACACAGTGGGTTTGGGTTTGTGGTAGCTGAAATCCATATCCTAAGGCTTCCGTCAGTCTGTTTGTACAGTTGGCATATGTACATGGTAAgtgctttttttcatatagaCATTTAAAGAAACTAGTGAAAAACCTAGGTTTTTGGGACAGTCATATGCAGTTGGAAGTTCCCACGCTAAATATCTTTCCAAAGCAATGTAAGAAGAAATTAGAATCAGCTACACTGTTGGGAGTCACGCAAAGGTTGGCATCTGAAGACAGGTATTTTTAACTTGTCAGACAGGGTCCAAAGGAAGAAAGAGCACATAGATTTTCCTTCTGCCAAGCAGAGAAACTGGACATCTCACCCCATCTCTGTCTCCAAGGCTTTATATTACTTGCAGGGTTCCCACAGAAGATGCAGTTTGAATATTTCACCATGTTTGAAGACAGTTCCTTAGTCCTTACCTATTCTTTTAAACTGTAGCCCTGGGCTAACGGTAGTATATTGTAAATGTCTTGAGATTTTGTGACAGCTTCCTTAAAAACTATCAATCTGTGATCACACTTTTTGCATCCTTAATGGTTAATACttagttattttgcatttatatattgCATTATAAATTGAGTAACATTGAAAAGGCTTTGAAAACactaaaatgtttaatgaataagTATATATGGTATTTTTTTCCCATCATTATCAAAAGGTTTCATGAAGTCTTCAAAACCCTAGCTGAAAGTGATGAAGGAAAGTTACATGTGCTAAGAGTTATGTTTGAGGTCTGGAGGAACCATCCACaggtaaaaattatttaattagacATGTTGAAGCTCTGATTGTATGGGTATAAAAATAAGGCCGTTAATTGCCATTGTTTTGTTTGTAAAACATGAAATTTGACTCTGCCTAGATAATGGTTTTTAGATCTAATTCTTTCAGTGCTATGGGAGTAATGATGTTTCATTCATTCTTGAAAGAGTAAGCATTATTATGATTTGGTTTTGAACTATAATATCtcaatatgttttaaatgttcaGGAAAAGGTTTATCTAGTCTATCCAGTTTCTAAATGCAAGCTCCAGATTTCTCAAACCTTGATATATATTGTGTAtgacaaagaaacatttaaataaatttcataaaacaGTGAGTGTGTAATGATAaaacattgttttacatttaacttcTGGGGTTCattgaaattatgtatttttttgaataCGTATTAGtacctgaaatttaaatttttttttggagacagagtctcactctgtcacccaggctggagtgcagtggcgcaatcttggctcactgcaacctccgcctcccgggttcaagtgattcccctgcctcagcctcccgagtagctgggattacaggcgtccaccaccacacctggctgatttttgtatttttagtagagatggggtttcaccatgttggccaggctggtctggaactcctgacctcaggtgatctgcccacctcggcctcccaaagtgtgctagattacaggtgtgagccaccgcgcctggccagttttttcaaattttaactgTTACCATTCAGAGTTTTTGTTTAGTCAACCTGTTTCTTGTAGTGCTAGAGCAAAGCAAAGGGGAGAATAAATCTTAAGACCTAAtgatcaggccaggcgtggtggctcttacctgtaatcctagcactttgggaggccgagatggatggatcacttgaagccaggagttcgagaccagcctaggcaatacagtgaaaccccgtctatactaaaattacaaaaattagccaggcatggtggtgcacacctgtaatctgagctgctcaggaggttgaggcaggagaattgcttgaacctaggaggtggaggttgcagtgagctgagatcgtgccactccactcccgcctaggtgacagagcaactctgtctcccaaaaaaaagaCCTAATGGTCAGATTGATCAATCAATTCCATAGCCACCAAAACTAAATTTTATAGCCCTCCTATTTTACTTTTATAGCagcagtgtggtggcacatatatatgtgtgtgtatgtgtgtgtgtgatttactTGAATAATTCTCTCATTGTAGATGATTGCTGTACTAGTGGATAAGATGATTCGTACACAAATAGTTGATTGTGCTGCCGTAGCAAATTGGATCTTCTCTTCAGAACTATCTCGTGACTTTACCaggtaatataaattattttatgaaacttGTGTTCCCTAAGAATTGATATATGTGTGGTCTCTTATACATAAGCTTCAAATTCTGGTCCAAACCAGGTTGATATTAATATACTAATGGTCCAATCTGGTAGGATTGGACATGGCAAAAATTCCTAGACAGTGGAAACATACACAGCCTATCAGGTTGCAGCGTCTCTTAGCAGGGACACTCTTAAGTTGAATCAAGGCTAAGCCAGTGAAGTAGAAATCCTGTTGAAGGATCCAGACTGTTGGGAGAGAAAACTAGCAAGAGCCAGCTATGTGCAGAGTCTCAGCTAGTCCAGATGGAACTCGGGAAGGGTTCCAGCTTCAGTGGGGATGGCACCTAGAATGCACACCAGGAAGTAGGAGAAATCAAAGTCAAAGTAGAGTAAATCATGGAGGGATCCAGGAAAGCTTGGTGATTAACAAGACACCTGAGGGATGGGGGAAAGGGGTTCTCACCACAGTCATAATCTTAGGTTTAATGCAGAAGATTCATTCTGCCCTCATTCCCCCTAACGGAAAGAAAGTTTTTGCTGTTTGGTTCTTATTTATGAAGTTCACGGACTTTACAGCTGATAGGACCAGGGCAGCAGGAGTTGACACAAAGCAGGAAACTAAAGCAAATTACTTGTAAAAACATAAAAGTCCATCACAACCTTTAACTTTTCCACTGTATCTGTTACTGCCAGAGGACACTGATCAGAAATATACTGAATTGTTAGGGTGATAGGGTGTGATCTAAGGTTGTCATACCGGCCAGGTTGGCCTTCATAAACAAAGACAACAGAAGAACCTTTTCAGATTTgtaaactctcagaaaactaaccACCCGAGTATGTTTTAACCATTGTCCTGAGTGATTTAcgttttcaattcattttatcCTTACCGCATCACCGTAGAGAAGGTTCCATTATTGTCCACATTTTACAGAATAGGGAAGTGTCACAGAGTGCTTTatcctgcccaaagtcacacaactaagTGCAGAGCCAGCATTCAAACCCAGGCATTCTGGAATCTGTATAGTGCTCAACAGCTCCATCTGTTCTTTAACACCTAGCTCAAATATTTGTAACTCTGCAAACCTTTCCCTGACTATAGTCCACCCCCTCCAGAGTTAAAGTGCTCTGCTCTTTTGTCCTGTTTCCTAACATTCTAGACTTGGAGTTTTATGAACAGATTGTTTTATTATCTTCCACTTAAACTATTATTTGGGTCAAAATTTGTAGAAGGAAGTACAGTTCACCCTTGAACAACAACAGGGGTTAGAGACACCGACTtcgccccacccaccccaccccacacagtCAAAAATCTGCATAGAACTTTTAACTGCATGGAAAATTTAACtagtagcctactgttgaccagaagccttagtGATAACgtagtcaattaacacatatttgtgTTGTATGTGTTATAtcctgtattcttacaataaatcATAAGAGAGGAAACATTCATGAAGTGagagtggatcatcataaaggtcatCTTCAttatcttcacattgagtaggctgaggaagaggaggggttggtcttatTGACTCAGGTGGAAGAAAACCCATGTGTAAatggacctgcacagttcaaacctgtattgttcaagggccaactgtactATTCTGTGCTGGGTTAGGAGACCTAGTTTATAGACACAAAAGTAGCTgagaagttactttttaaaagaaaaacacttatGCAACAAACATTTCAAAGCACCTACAAAGTGATCTTAGTATGTATTTGCTAGTAAGAAAGCTGACATATAATTATCTCATTCTTAGAGCCCATCAGTTGATACCTATTATCAACTAATGAGTTTCTTAAACATTCCAAGAGAATAATTGGCTGAGTGTGTGCTAGTTAAATAATATAAAGCATGGGAAATAAGTCTCAGGTTAGGTCACCATTTTGAGAAAATTTCTACACATAATGTTTACATTTAGGAGaggaaaaatgtatttccatttttaatgttaatgtcCATCATAGTTTGCCATTTCAATTCAGTAAGTATGTACCTCTGGTAAGGgatggaaataagaaaaatgactACACAGTGCTGCCCTCAGGGGGCTCGCCTGAATCTAATGGGTGTGAAGATAGATACTTGCACAATTTACAATAAAAGACCAATTTGTAAGTATTGCTGGAGAAAGATGACTAATTCAGCCCCAAGGACAGAAGGCTGTATCAGCTGTTAAGAATGAAATTACAAAAgttgaaagattttattttctgtaaccaTAGCTTGACATACAGTAACCAAATGCCATATTTCTTTAAGATTGTTTGTTTGGGAAATTTTGCACTCTACAATTCGTAAGATGAACAAACATGTCCTGAAGATCCAGAAAGAGCTGGAAGAAGCTAAAGAGAAACTTGCTAGGCAACACAAACGGGTAAGTTTTGTGTAAACTTGTAAGTAGTTAAAGAAAATATACCAGAAACTCTGGAGAGGATTCAGAGTTCATTAT comes from the Homo sapiens chromosome 9, GRCh38.p14 Primary Assembly genome and includes:
- the NCBP1 gene encoding nuclear cap-binding protein subunit 1 isoform 4 (isoform 4 is encoded by transcript variant 5), yielding MYTTLLIELCKLQPGSLPQVLAQATEMLYMRLDTMNTTCVDRFINWFSHHLSNFQFRWSWEDWSDCLSQDPESPKPKFVREVLEKCMRLSYHQRILDIVPPTFSALCPANPTCIYKYGDESSNSLPGHSVALCLAVAFKSKATNDEIFSILKDVPNPNQDDDDDEGFSFNPLKIEVFVQTLLHLAAKSFSHSFSALAKFHEVFKTLAESDEGKLHVLRVMFEVWRNHPQMIAVLVDKMIRTQIVDCAAVANWIFSSELSRDFTRLFVWEILHSTIRKMNKHVLKIQKELEEAKEKLARQHKRRSDDDDRSSDRKDGVLEEQIERLQEKVESAQSEQKNLFLVIFQRFIMILTEHLVRCETDGTSVLTPWYKNCIERLQQIFLQHHQIIQQYMVTLENLLFTAELDPHILAVFQQFCALQA